A single region of the Lotus japonicus ecotype B-129 chromosome 4, LjGifu_v1.2 genome encodes:
- the LOC130711909 gene encoding uncharacterized protein LOC130711909 isoform X2: protein MKVEDSKRWTVTYTKQIKQKRKVYQDGFLELHIPTTKVKLFDECEKLLTCRLLKNDESVTSGETMEFNGYLVDIGDPEGGNYKTGSDLNVDIKHKNASRFKTPCGIKMNGKENIARAQKPLSPSRKIIKEFKKRELLKYVSPKVSQDTPKPSTKEWQVLYTKHMTQKAKKYHDGFLRLVICGSQGAQVKLFDSSRNLLDSRFLKKDETIISGESIAFDAHLVDIGEDQGSNTPDSCVQGVNCSNAERVGKMERKQTSLDTDAHVNVGKSEWRVLYTTQLTQKAKKYHDGFLQLELCGSLGRQVVLCDISKRPLERRFLKKDEVIKVGESVHFGGHLVNVEEPEGSQQCPVKLNDRGIGNNVVERRQLRQVQNGCHKVNPSFAVNPSVINIEEPEGSQQCPVKLNDRGIGNNVVERRQLRQVQNGCHKANPSFAVNPSVINIEEPEGSQQCPVKLNDREIGNNVSERRQVRQVQNGYHNVNPSVTQGQPAKRPCLGQDAGLNSLFARIEEIKSNGVVPPIKPFRDASQILSILQDPKHQESYGTGAQSSNGSRESGMVRESTETVETHNIMSSKEACGGGGFQFTENVNMSHQVHSDKEAQTHISEADFDLLISSSGDHSHCLISNEEMSDEEFSCKSDAFPSFDLGF from the exons ATGAAAGTTGAGGATTCGAAACGATGGACGGTGACATACACGAAGCAAATCAAGCAGAAACGCAAGGTTTACCAGGATGGATTTCTAGAGCTTCACATTCCCACCACCAAG GTGAAGCTGTTTGATGAGTGCGAGAAGCTGTTGACGTGTAGGCTCTTGAAGAATGACGAATCGGTTACCTCTGGTGAGACTATGGAGTTCAATGGTTACCTTGTTGACATCGGTGATCCTGAGGGAGGTAACTACAAGACTGGATCTGATTTGAATGTTGATATAAAACACAAGAATGCTTCGAGATTCAAAACACCTTGTG GTATCAAAATGAATGGAAAGGAGAATATCGCACGGGCGCAGAAGCCTCTCAGTCCATCACGAAAAATCATCAAAG AATTCAAGAAGAGGGAACTGCTGAAGTATGTATCACCGAAGGTCAGTCAGGATACACCTAAACCTAGTACAAAAG AGTGGCAAGTTCTATACACAAAACACATGACTCAGAAGGCAAAGAAGTACCATGACGGTTTTTTACGACTAGTTATTTGTGGATCTCAGGGGGCACAG GTTAAGCTGTTTGATTCAAGTAGGAATCTCTTAGATAGTAGGTTCCTTAAGAAAGATGAAACAATAATATCTGGTGAATCGATTGCATTTGATGCACATTTGGTTGACATTGGTGAGGATCAAGGAAGTAATACACCAGATTCCTGTGTTCAAGGAGTCAACTGTAGTAATGCGGAGAGAGTGGGGAAGATGGAAAGAAAACAAACTTCTCTTGACACTGATGCCCATGTAAATGTTGGGAAAAGTG AGTGGCGGGTCCTATACACAACACAGTTAACCCAAAAAGCCAAGAAGTATCACGATGGCTTTTTACAACTAGAACTTTGTGGATCCCTCGGGAGGCAG GTTGTTCTTTGTGATATCAGTAAAAGGCCTTTAGAACGCAGGTTCCtaaagaaagatgaagttataaAAGTTGGTGAATCAGTACATTTTGGTGGGCATTTAGTGAATGTTGAAGAACCTGAAGGAAGTCAACAATGTCCAGTGAAGTTGAATGACCGAGGGATTGGTAATAATGTTGTTGAGAGGAGACAACTAAGACAAGTACAAAATGGCTGTCACAAGGTCAATCCATCATTTGCTGTTAATCCATCTGTGATAAATATTGAAGAACCTGAAGGAAGTCAACAATGTCCAGTGAAGTTGAATGACCGAGGGATTGGTAATAATGTTGTTGAGAGGAGACAACTAAGACAAGTACAAAATGGCTGTCACAAGGCCAATCCATCATTTGCTGTTAATCCATCTGTGATAAATATTGAAGAACCTGAAGGAAGTCAGCAATGTCCAGTGAAGTTGAATGACCGTGAGATTGGTAATAATGTTTCTGAGAGGAGACAAGTAAGACAAGTACAAAATGGATATCACAATGTCAATCCATCTGTTACTCAAG GACAACCGGCGAAAAGACCTTGTCTCGGGCAAGATGCAGGGTTGAACTCTCTCTTTGCTAGGATAGAAGAGATAAAATCTAATGGGGTAGTCCCACCAATCAAGCCTTTCCGTGATG CCAGTCAAATATTATCGATTTTACAAGATCCTAAGCATCAGGAAAGTTATGGCACAG GTGCCCAATCGTCCAATGGGTCAAGAGAAAGTGGTATGGTTAGGGAATCAACTGAGACTGTAGAAACCCACAACATTATGTCTTCCAAAG AAgcatgtggtggtggtggtttccAGTTCACCGAGAATGTCAATATGTCTCACCAG GTCCACTCAGACAAGGAAGCTCAAACACATATAAGCGAGGCAGATTTTGATTTACTCATATCAAGTTCTGGTGATCATTCTCACTGCCTGATTTCTAATGAAGAGATGAGTGATGAGGAGTTCTCGTGTAAAAGTGATGCATTCCCAAGCTTTGATCTTGGATTTTAA
- the LOC130711909 gene encoding uncharacterized protein LOC130711909 isoform X1: MKVEDSKRWTVTYTKQIKQKRKVYQDGFLELHIPTTKVKLFDECEKLLTCRLLKNDESVTSGETMEFNGYLVDIGDPEGGNYKTGSDLNVDIKHKNASRFKTPCVGIKMNGKENIARAQKPLSPSRKIIKEFKKRELLKYVSPKVSQDTPKPSTKEWQVLYTKHMTQKAKKYHDGFLRLVICGSQGAQVKLFDSSRNLLDSRFLKKDETIISGESIAFDAHLVDIGEDQGSNTPDSCVQGVNCSNAERVGKMERKQTSLDTDAHVNVGKSEWRVLYTTQLTQKAKKYHDGFLQLELCGSLGRQVVLCDISKRPLERRFLKKDEVIKVGESVHFGGHLVNVEEPEGSQQCPVKLNDRGIGNNVVERRQLRQVQNGCHKVNPSFAVNPSVINIEEPEGSQQCPVKLNDRGIGNNVVERRQLRQVQNGCHKANPSFAVNPSVINIEEPEGSQQCPVKLNDREIGNNVSERRQVRQVQNGYHNVNPSVTQGQPAKRPCLGQDAGLNSLFARIEEIKSNGVVPPIKPFRDASQILSILQDPKHQESYGTGAQSSNGSRESGMVRESTETVETHNIMSSKEACGGGGFQFTENVNMSHQVHSDKEAQTHISEADFDLLISSSGDHSHCLISNEEMSDEEFSCKSDAFPSFDLGF; this comes from the exons ATGAAAGTTGAGGATTCGAAACGATGGACGGTGACATACACGAAGCAAATCAAGCAGAAACGCAAGGTTTACCAGGATGGATTTCTAGAGCTTCACATTCCCACCACCAAG GTGAAGCTGTTTGATGAGTGCGAGAAGCTGTTGACGTGTAGGCTCTTGAAGAATGACGAATCGGTTACCTCTGGTGAGACTATGGAGTTCAATGGTTACCTTGTTGACATCGGTGATCCTGAGGGAGGTAACTACAAGACTGGATCTGATTTGAATGTTGATATAAAACACAAGAATGCTTCGAGATTCAAAACACCTTGTG TAGGTATCAAAATGAATGGAAAGGAGAATATCGCACGGGCGCAGAAGCCTCTCAGTCCATCACGAAAAATCATCAAAG AATTCAAGAAGAGGGAACTGCTGAAGTATGTATCACCGAAGGTCAGTCAGGATACACCTAAACCTAGTACAAAAG AGTGGCAAGTTCTATACACAAAACACATGACTCAGAAGGCAAAGAAGTACCATGACGGTTTTTTACGACTAGTTATTTGTGGATCTCAGGGGGCACAG GTTAAGCTGTTTGATTCAAGTAGGAATCTCTTAGATAGTAGGTTCCTTAAGAAAGATGAAACAATAATATCTGGTGAATCGATTGCATTTGATGCACATTTGGTTGACATTGGTGAGGATCAAGGAAGTAATACACCAGATTCCTGTGTTCAAGGAGTCAACTGTAGTAATGCGGAGAGAGTGGGGAAGATGGAAAGAAAACAAACTTCTCTTGACACTGATGCCCATGTAAATGTTGGGAAAAGTG AGTGGCGGGTCCTATACACAACACAGTTAACCCAAAAAGCCAAGAAGTATCACGATGGCTTTTTACAACTAGAACTTTGTGGATCCCTCGGGAGGCAG GTTGTTCTTTGTGATATCAGTAAAAGGCCTTTAGAACGCAGGTTCCtaaagaaagatgaagttataaAAGTTGGTGAATCAGTACATTTTGGTGGGCATTTAGTGAATGTTGAAGAACCTGAAGGAAGTCAACAATGTCCAGTGAAGTTGAATGACCGAGGGATTGGTAATAATGTTGTTGAGAGGAGACAACTAAGACAAGTACAAAATGGCTGTCACAAGGTCAATCCATCATTTGCTGTTAATCCATCTGTGATAAATATTGAAGAACCTGAAGGAAGTCAACAATGTCCAGTGAAGTTGAATGACCGAGGGATTGGTAATAATGTTGTTGAGAGGAGACAACTAAGACAAGTACAAAATGGCTGTCACAAGGCCAATCCATCATTTGCTGTTAATCCATCTGTGATAAATATTGAAGAACCTGAAGGAAGTCAGCAATGTCCAGTGAAGTTGAATGACCGTGAGATTGGTAATAATGTTTCTGAGAGGAGACAAGTAAGACAAGTACAAAATGGATATCACAATGTCAATCCATCTGTTACTCAAG GACAACCGGCGAAAAGACCTTGTCTCGGGCAAGATGCAGGGTTGAACTCTCTCTTTGCTAGGATAGAAGAGATAAAATCTAATGGGGTAGTCCCACCAATCAAGCCTTTCCGTGATG CCAGTCAAATATTATCGATTTTACAAGATCCTAAGCATCAGGAAAGTTATGGCACAG GTGCCCAATCGTCCAATGGGTCAAGAGAAAGTGGTATGGTTAGGGAATCAACTGAGACTGTAGAAACCCACAACATTATGTCTTCCAAAG AAgcatgtggtggtggtggtttccAGTTCACCGAGAATGTCAATATGTCTCACCAG GTCCACTCAGACAAGGAAGCTCAAACACATATAAGCGAGGCAGATTTTGATTTACTCATATCAAGTTCTGGTGATCATTCTCACTGCCTGATTTCTAATGAAGAGATGAGTGATGAGGAGTTCTCGTGTAAAAGTGATGCATTCCCAAGCTTTGATCTTGGATTTTAA
- the LOC130715403 gene encoding uncharacterized protein LOC130715403 — protein sequence MSALFNFHSFLTVVLLVICTCAFLKMQFPAILEQKTGFRGFFWKAARIGERLSPWVAAGCFTMGVSTLFF from the exons ATG TCAGCTCTATTTAATTTCCACTCGTTTCTGACGGTTGTGCTGCTCGTGATTTGTACCTGCGCTTTTCTCAAGATGCAGTTCCCAGCCATCCTCGAACAGAAAACTGG GTTTCGGGGATTCTTTTGGAAGGCTGCTAGAATAG GGGAACGGTTAAGCCCTTGGGTGGCTGCAGGATGTTTTACAATGGGCGTGTCAACTCTATTCTTCTGA